In Kytococcus sedentarius DSM 20547, the sequence TATCTCATCCGCGAGTGTCCGATGCCGCGGGAAGGAAGTGATGCCGTGGGCCGGTTGGTGCGTGTGGCAGGGCGATGAGGTGGGTTCCTGAAACGGGTGTCTCTGCCTGTTGGAGGTGCAGGCCGATCATGTTGACGAGTGTCGCGGCGACGGCGGCGAGGTCTGCGGCCGAGCCGTGGAACGTGGGTACGGAGCATCCTCTGGTGGGGGTCAGTTCGTCGCCTTCGGCTGCTTCCTCCCAGAGTGGGTGGTACAGCTCCAACCCGCCATCGGCCGTTACCGAGCGGCCTGCCTGGTCGTCAAGCTCAGACGGCGTACAGCTGTCACCGGACGCGCGGATGTTGGCGATACCGAGCGTTCCCGTCCTGGCGTCGGTGGCGACCTGGGCGATGAGTGCTGTGCGGTCTTCGCCGGCGAGGGTGTCGAGGTAGGTGGTGATGCTGTGGCTGACAGTGGCGTCGATGATGAGGTCCGCGGAGAGGGAGACGGCTGGGTCGGGGACGCTTCCCTCTGCGACGGTGACGGTCAGGTCGTCGCGGATCGCGCGGAGGCGTGTGGCGAGGGCGTCGGCCTTGGTCTGGCCGATGTCGGCTTCGGTGTAATTCTGTCGGACGAGGAGTCCGCCGGTGATGGTGCCGGGGTCGCAGACGGTGATGGCGCTGGCTCCGGCGCGTGCGATGAACTCGGCGAGCCATGAGCCCAGGCCACCGCAGCCCCATATGTGAACGGTCTTTCCTTGGAAGCCGTTGACGGGGCGGTTGTCGTCGCGCCGGGTTGTGACCTCTTGCCGTTCGTCGGACATGTTGCACCATTCGATGGGGATGTCGGCGTTGATGATGGCGGGGTCGAGGTTGACCGCGGTGCCGTGCTTCTTGGCGAGGCGCCGGAGGGCGTCGGCGGTAGTTGCGGGGAGGCGTCCGCCGAGAAGATGGTGCGGTCCGCCTGCGGGGTGCGGCACAGCGAGCACGAAGTACTGCTCGGTGCCGTCGGGGTTTCGTAGAGCACTGGCGAGGAGCGAGGTAAGGAACGCAGGCGACTGCGGTGAGACCTCTGGTGGTCGCCCTTCGGCGCGGTGAAGGTGCGGGTCGTCCAGGAGCGTCAGGAACAGCGCGAAGGTGGATGCCGCACCGAAGGGGAGGTCGCTCGCGAGGACAAAGACGGGTGTGCGGTGTCCTTCGCGATCGGTCGAGTAGGTGAGGTCGTAGCGGTGCGGTGAGCGGGCGACGAGCCGAGCTATCTGCTGCCGCTTCGGCGGCCCAGGTTCGCGGACGACGATGGTGGGGGTGTCCTCGGCGTGATGGAGCACTCCTCCGACAGCGTGGTACATCGCGGTCGAGGGATCGAATGCTCCGGCCGCGGCATCGGTGAGCCAGCCCCACAGTCGGCTGAGAAATCCGGCCATTCCGGCGGACGGCCGCCACTCGCGGGAGGGGTCGAGATAGATGCAGAGCCGCTGCCCTTGGAGGACGTGCGGGAAACCGAGGAAGCGTGTGTGGTCAACCTCGGCGCTCGGGGGCGCGAACAGCGAGGGGCGAATCTTGACGATGAACTCCTCGTCATCTCCAAGTTCCAGCCCGCCGGGGCGGTGAGGGATGTCGGCAGTGTGGAGGCGGAGTCGGAGGGTGGCGTCGCCGTCGGTGCCAACCTGGGGCTGCTGTGCTATCCGCACGTTGCGGGGGTGCCCCCTGGCGAGTGATCTCAGCTCGTCAACGAGATGCTTCTGCCAGGCCGACAGCGTGGCCCGATTGCGGCGGCTCATCCCGCGCGGCCAGACCGCCCCACGGTGGAAGCTGCCGCGGGCGCTGCTGCCGGGAACTTCGCACTGGATGAGGTGGCCGGGGCCTTGAAGCCGTCACCGAAGATGCCCTGCCACAGCTCGATGCTGCGCTCCTTGTTCTCCTCCTTGTACGCCTCCTCGATTTCGGCGGCGTGGACATGGATGCGGTCCCGGAAGTAGCTGTAGGTGGACTGCTCCCAGCGATGGTCGAAGGTGACCCCGGACCCGGACGGGTCTGGAATGGAGGGCTTGGTCGGGCGTGCCTGGAGCCAGGCGTCGAGGTCCTTGACGAGGTGCAGGAGGGTCGTGGGGACGTCGCTGTAGTAGCCGGGGTTGAGCAGCGTGCGCAGTTCGGTGACCTGCTCGCCGAGAAGTGTCGTCAGGAGGATGGACCGCGTGCCTGTGAAGGAGTTCTTGTGATCCCGCAGGTACTTCATGAGTCGGATGACCTTGCGGAGGTTGCCCTTCGCGAGCGCGTCCTTGTTCTTCATCCAGTCCGTGAAGCCCTGGGGGTCGGTCAACTCCCAGTCGTTGTCGTCGCGGTTGACGATGACTTCGCGGCCATCGGCGAGGTTCAGGTGCGGCACGATGTCCAGGTGCATGGAGTTCGCGTAGACGACTCGGACGCAACGGCACTTGCGTGAGTGCGGCATGTTGCCGTAGGTGCTGTGGCGGTGCAGAGCCGCGTAGACCTCCTCGATGTACTTCTTGGGGTCGTCGGACCAGTCCGTGTTCTCGCTCATGTCGAGCATGAAGTCGGCGTCGAACTCGTTGCTGCCCACCGGGTTGATGATGGTCTTGTGCGCCCACGAGCCCTGGGGCGTCTTGCCGAGGATCAGGTGTCCGATCTGCTCGTCGGCTTTCAACGCCTTGTAGACCGCTTCGACGCGCGAGTCGAGCGAGTCGAGTTTCACCTGGCCGAGGTTGACGGTGTCCTTGAGTAGGACGTTGAAGTAGTCGGTGAGCTTCATCGGGTGACCTCCGTGGTCGACGTGCTGGTCGGGTCGCCGCGGTGTCGGTCTCCGATCAACGGTGTGTAGTCGGCCGCGCGATGATCTGCGAACCGCGCGGTGTAGATGGGGCTGAGCTCGCGGCTCACGGACGCGGCGAGGCCGGCGACATCGCTCGGGTCTGCCGAGTCGAGTGCGTACAGTCCGCCCGGCACGAGAGCGTCGAACCTGGTGAAAGCGGCCTTGCCGATCAGATGCTCAGCGATGCCCTGTCCGCCACGGCTGCCGGCTGTGAGGATCAGTGGCGCGATCGGCTTCGCCCAGTTGAACAGCCCGCCGCGGTCGAGGCGCTTGGGGTGGTTCGTGAGTTGGTCGATGGTGCCGACGTTGAGCACCCTGATCGAGGCGAGCGGTACGTCGAGCATGCTCACGGCCTCGGCGATCGCGACGACAGAGGGGTTGTTCGCCCACACGCCCCCGTCGATGAGGCGGTGTCCATCGACACGCGCGGCAGGGAAGTAGAGCGGCGCCGCCGAGGTCGCCATTGCGATGTCCACCATCGGGATGCGCCAGTCTCGGGCGAGCCGTGCGTGGTGCGGCGTCTTGAAGATGTGCACGGAGCCTCGTTGCACGTCCCACGCCGGGATGACCAACCGCTTCGCGCTGTCTCCCAACAGCCCTTCGCCGAGCACCTTCGTCAAGGCGGTGCGCAGCGCATCACCGTCATAGATGGGTGCAGTGAGCTGACGAGCTCGCCGCCAAAGTCGCCGACGTGCGGCAGGGAAGACCGCCTCCACCAGTTCTTCGTAGTGCCCCACGATCTCGCTCGGGGTGAGACCAGCCCCCAACCCGAGCGCGACGATCCCACCCGCCGACGTCCCGGCGATCAAGTCGAACGAGTCCTTGATGCTCACGCCGAGGTCCTGCTCCAGCCGCGCCAGCACATGAGCGGTGAACAGTGCCTTGGCACCCCCTCCATCAAGGGCGAGAATCTGGAAACGATCGACGGATGGGGTGCTTGGCTCAATCGTCGTGGATGGATGGTCCTGCCGTCCGAGCGCGTCGGCCTGTCCGGCCGGCATCTCGCCTCCGGGGTCGGTCGAACTTGCAGGAACTACACCCATGTAACTATTCTACGCCGCCGCACCGACACCATCGAGGCGCGAGACGGAGCCGTACTGGTCGTACTCATGCCCTTGCTCGCCGAGCAGACGGCTCCGCAGGACCGGCTTGTTGGCTTCCCTCGCCTAGACATGCTTACGGAGCCAATCCCAAGCCTTCTGTGGGAGCCAGCCCGAGTAGCTGTCGCCCGAGATGTCAACGACGAGCACTCTGTCGGAGTCGTCCAGTGCGGGCTTGAGTCGGTCGAAGGCTTGACTCGGGCTGAGTGACGAGACGACGATCCAGGTCGAGTCGAGATAGTGCCACCAAGTGCCAAGCGCCTTGATTTTCTCGTAGAGATCATCGTACTTCTGTCCAGGTTTGTTGAGGTCATAACTGATGAGCAGTGTGCTCATGTTCATCTCCTGACGTGTAATGGGTTAGGCCGGCGACACCGAGGCGCCGCCGGTCAAGCGGCTACTTCTCGTTGCGGACGCCCTTGTGCTGGTTGGGGCTGCCGTTGAGAATCCGGCCAGTGCCGGTGTCGCGCTTGAACCATGTGGTGCCGCGCTTGAACTCGCTGCGACTCTTCACGGCACCGACGCGGTGTCCTCGTCCGGTGTTCTTAGCCATCTCCTTCACCTCCATTCCGACAGCCCAGGTCCGAGTCAGCGGGGGCTCTCACTGGGTAGTCGAGATAGGGCCGTGCGGAGTTAGCGTCAGGAGCGACAGTCCACGCAGAGGCCGTCGACGACGAGATGTGGCTGGAACTGGAGAAAGCACTCAGTGCAGACCACTTCACGCTTGGCGTCTCGCTCGCAGCGGCAATCGCCGCAACGAGGGCAGAACGGCTGGCCACAGTTCGAGCACGGGTACCCTCGCCGCTCGAACGTCGTCCCACAACATGAGCCAGTGAGCAGGGGACGGCTGTCGAAGTCGCGCTGGATGGGCGCATGGAACTGCTCAACATTCCAGAGGTCTAGGTCGCAGAACACGACGATGGCGCGCTTGTCGTCGCTGACGGCGTCGACGTAGAAGTCTGCTTGGGTACCCCAAGGGGTCCGCCAGGCTAGGCGTCGAGCAGTAGATGCTCCTGGTGTCAGGTTGAGCAGCGGGTGGCCTTCGGTGAGCTTCTGGTCTCGCCAAGGGAAGACGGTGGGCCAGCCTTGCTCGGGGTCGGGCTTGACGCTGGCGTGCGTGACGGTGCCGGTGTAGCGGTCGATGATGGCGATCGCCCCCAGGCCGGGCAGGTGCTTGGCGAGAGCGATCGCGCACACTGGTCGGCTTGCCTGAGTGGCGTTATAGAGGTCGATCAGGTGCTGTGCTCTGATCGGGCCGCTAGCAATGACCGCTGTTGCCGCAGACTCGGGTAGAAGCAAGCGTTGAGCGATCTGGTCGCAGACCGTTTCGAGAAGGCGGCCAGGCTCATCCTGGTGAGCAATCGTCAAGACCTGTGGATGACCGATTTCAGTCGTGTGCTATGAGTTCGACCTCGTAGCCGTCGTAGTTTGCGAGGTAGGCGGCGTAGCTGTCGGCTCCTCCGGCGTGGGGGTGCTTGTCGGCGAAGAGCAGGGTCCAACCGTTCGCATGGGCGGTGTCGGCGAATTCGTCGACCTTGGCGCGGTCCCCGGCATGGAAGGCGAGGTGGTTCAGCCCGGGACGCTGCCGGTCGTGTTCGCGACCGGTCAGGTCCGGTGATTCCTCGATGACGATGTAGGTGTCAGCGAGCCTCCAGCTTCGGCCGCCGGGCCAGTCCTGGAACGGTTGGTAGCCAAGCTCGCCGAGGAGCCAGCCCCAGTGGGTCGTGGCCCGGACGATGTCGGGGACCCACAGCTCCACGTGGTGCAAGGATCCGATCGGCGGGGTGGTCATGCTGCCCCCTGGGTGCGCTCGATGAGTTTGCCCTTCTCGAACACCGCACCGGCGCGGACGAGGGCGACCAAGTGCGGTGCGTTCACGGCGCGCCATCGGGTCTGGGCGGATTCGATGAGCTTGAACGCCATGGCGACCCCGGCGGCGCGGGAGCCGGGTCCCTTGGTCACGCGCTGCCGAAGTCGCACCGTGGCGAACGTAGATTCGATGGGGTTCGTGGTGCGCAGGTGGATCCAGTGCTCGGCGGGGTAGTCGTAGAACTCCAGCAGCACGTCAAGGTCGTCGGTGATCTTCGCGGCCGCCTTGGGCCACTTCTTCCCGTACTCGCTGGCGAACGCCCTCGCCCCTGACCGGGCGTGCTCCTTGTCTTCGGCCTGCCAGATCTCGGCGAGGGCCTTCTTCGCGCCCGGCTGCGCCGACTTCGGCAGCGCATTGAGCACGTTCGAGATTTTGTGAAACAAGCAACGCTGTTCGCGAGTGTCGGGGAACACCTGCCGCACGGCGGCCCAGAAGCCCAGCGCGCCGTCGCCGACGGCCAGGACTGGGTCTCTCATGCCGCGGCGTTTGCAATCCCGCAGCAGGTCAGCCCACGACTCGGTCGACTCCCGGTGCCCATCCTGTAGGGCGATCAGCTCCTTGTGGCCGTCCGCGCGCACACCGATCATCACCAGCAGGCACACCCTGTCCTGCTCCAGGCGCACCTTCAGGTGGATCCCGTCGACCCACACGTACACATAGTCGGCATCCGTCAGGGAGCGTTCGTTGAACGAGCGGGCCTCGTGCTGCCAGTCTTTGGTCAGTCGGGTGATCGTGGCCGCCGACAGCCCCGCCGACGAGCCGAGGAACTGCTCCAACGCCGGCGCGAAGTCGTTGGAAGACAGCCCGTGGAGGTAGAGCAGCGGCAGCACCTCCGTCACCTGCGGGGACTTGCGCGCCCAGGCGGGCAGGATCGCCGAGGCAAACCGCGCCCGCTCGCCCGTCGCTTCGTCGACGCGCTTGTCGTTGATGCGCGGCGCGGTCACCGGCACCGCACCCGAGGACGTCGTCACCTCCCTCGGCTGGTGGTACCCGTTGCGCACCACCAACCGGTGCCCGTCCTCGTCGACCTCGTGGGCGTGCGCCTCGATGTAGGCACCGACCTCGGCCTGCAACGCCGCCGCGAGCATCTGCCGTGCGCCGTCGCGCACGATCTCATCCAGCAGCGACCCACCGGCCGTGCCGGTGCCGTCGGTGCTGTCGTCGTTGGAGGTCTCGGCGTCGTGGACTACCTTGAGCATTGGGCGTACCTTCCCGTACCAGCGCGTCAACGCCGGTCCTGATCCAGAACTTCGATTCCGTGTAGATCATCCTCGGGAAGGTGCGCCCGCTTCACGTCACCCCGCCGAGGGCCATCCACAGGTTCTGATCATTCCTCCATCCTGGTCGGCGATCCAGTCATAGATGTCTGGAGCCCTCTCGGCGAGCCAGTGCCCGAGTTCGTGGGCGAGTGTGAAGTTCTCGCGCCGACTCCACGGCGTGGGTGCGTAGAGGATCACCCCGTCTTGGAGGAACGACACGCCATCACATGCGCCACCGTCGTCACGGGAACTGGCTAGGTGTTCGACAGCGCTGACGGTCAGGTCGAGGTCGGCGCGGAGGACGCTCGTCGGGTTCCCTGCGAAGCGGGCTCGCACATCATCCGTCAGCAGGGACAGTGCCTGATCAACGCAACCTTCCAGGTTCATACGCCTCTTACCCTCGGTCGGCTTGTTCGACAGAGGCGACAAGGGCGTCGAGCGAACGCAACAGTTGCTCTGTGTCGGGGTGCTCCCCGCGGTGCACGGTCGCAAGCATCCGGCTTTCGAGCGTCGCCGTAGCCACGGTGCGTGACACTCGGCGGGCCTGCGACCAGCGGTCAACGAGTTGTGCGAACAGAGGATGCGCGCGTACAGCGCCTACATGATCGGGCAGAGAAGACAGCGATGGGGCCGAGATCAGGTCGTCTACCGGTGCTCCGAAGATTTCAGGCTCTTCACAGATGACGGTGTAGAGGGCGCTGGCGCGTCGGTCCCGGGGTAGGCGTCGAGGTCTTCCGAAGATGGGGGTTCCTACGCCACCCACCGGGAAGACCTCGACGTGCCCGACGCTACCTTCACGCGCCCCGACCTGACTACCTTCGCCGGCCTGGACGACCTCGGCCTGGAGGTCACCGGCCAACGGCTCGAACCTGATCGTGCGGTGCTCGCCTGCCGAGTCGTCGAGCCGGGCGACTGGTGCCGCCGGTGTGGCTGCCAGGGCGTTGCGCGGGACACCGTGACCAGGGAACTGGCGCACGAGCCGTTTGGATGGCGCCCGACCACGCTGCTGCTCACCGTGCGCCGGTACCGGTGCCCCGAGTGCGGCCACGTATGGCGTCAGGACACCACCGCCGCTGCCGAGCCGCGGGCGAAGATCTCCCGCGCCGGCCTGCGGTGGGGCCTGGTCGCGATCGTGATCGGGCACCTGTCGATGGCCCGCGTCGCCGAGGGGCTCGCGGTCTCGTGGAACACCGCCAACGACGCCGTCCTGGCCGAAGGTCAACGGCTGCTGATCGACCGCCCGTCCCGCTTGGACGGGGTGAACGCGGTCGGGGTCGACGAGCACGTGTGGCGGCACACCAGGAAGGGCGACAAGTACGTCACCGTCATCATCGACCTCACCCCGGTCCGGGACGGTACCGGGCCCTCCCGCCTGCTGGACGTGGTCGAGGGCCGCAGCAAGAAGGCGTTCAAGGACTGGCTCGCGCAGCGGGACCAGGCCTGGCGCGACGGGATCGAGGTCGTCGCCATGGACGGGTTCGCCGGGTTCAAGACCGCCACCACCGAGGAACTGCCGGGCGCGGTCACTGTCATGGACCCGTTCCACGTCATCCGGTTGGCTGGCGACGCCCTGGATGAGTGCCGCCGCCGCGTTCAGCAGGAGTTGCACGGGCACCGCGGCCGCAAGGACGACCCGCTCTACTCGGCGCGCCGGACCCTGCACACCGGCGCCGACCTGCTCACCGACCGTCAACACGAGCGCCTCGACAAGCTGTTCACCGGGGACCGGCACGTCCAGGTCGAGTGCACCTGGGGCATCTACCAGCGCATGATCTCCGCCTACCGAGACCCCAACCGGGTCACCGGCCGCGTCGAGATGAGCTCGGTGATCGATGCCCTCGCCGACGGGGTGCCCCGACCGCTGGTCGAGCTGCGCAAGCTCGGCCGCACCCTGGCCAGACGCGTCTGCGATGTCCTGGCCTACTTCGAGCGACCCCGCACCAGCAACGGACCTACCGAGGCCGTGAATGGACGACTTGAGCATCTTCGCGGGCTGGCCCTCGGGTTCCGCAACCTCACCCACTACATCGCCCGAGCACTCCTCGAAG encodes:
- a CDS encoding ThiF family adenylyltransferase; translated protein: MSRRNRATLSAWQKHLVDELRSLARGHPRNVRIAQQPQVGTDGDATLRLRLHTADIPHRPGGLELGDDEEFIVKIRPSLFAPPSAEVDHTRFLGFPHVLQGQRLCIYLDPSREWRPSAGMAGFLSRLWGWLTDAAAGAFDPSTAMYHAVGGVLHHAEDTPTIVVREPGPPKRQQIARLVARSPHRYDLTYSTDREGHRTPVFVLASDLPFGAASTFALFLTLLDDPHLHRAEGRPPEVSPQSPAFLTSLLASALRNPDGTEQYFVLAVPHPAGGPHHLLGGRLPATTADALRRLAKKHGTAVNLDPAIINADIPIEWCNMSDERQEVTTRRDDNRPVNGFQGKTVHIWGCGGLGSWLAEFIARAGASAITVCDPGTITGGLLVRQNYTEADIGQTKADALATRLRAIRDDLTVTVAEGSVPDPAVSLSADLIIDATVSHSITTYLDTLAGEDRTALIAQVATDARTGTLGIANIRASGDSCTPSELDDQAGRSVTADGGLELYHPLWEEAAEGDELTPTRGCSVPTFHGSAADLAAVAATLVNMIGLHLQQAETPVSGTHLIALPHAPTGPRHHFLPAASDTRG
- a CDS encoding SMODS domain-containing nucleotidyltransferase produces the protein MKLTDYFNVLLKDTVNLGQVKLDSLDSRVEAVYKALKADEQIGHLILGKTPQGSWAHKTIINPVGSNEFDADFMLDMSENTDWSDDPKKYIEEVYAALHRHSTYGNMPHSRKCRCVRVVYANSMHLDIVPHLNLADGREVIVNRDDNDWELTDPQGFTDWMKNKDALAKGNLRKVIRLMKYLRDHKNSFTGTRSILLTTLLGEQVTELRTLLNPGYYSDVPTTLLHLVKDLDAWLQARPTKPSIPDPSGSGVTFDHRWEQSTYSYFRDRIHVHAAEIEEAYKEENKERSIELWQGIFGDGFKAPATSSSAKFPAAAPAAASTVGRSGRAG
- a CDS encoding CBASS cGAMP-activated phospholipase, with the protein product MPAGQADALGRQDHPSTTIEPSTPSVDRFQILALDGGGAKALFTAHVLARLEQDLGVSIKDSFDLIAGTSAGGIVALGLGAGLTPSEIVGHYEELVEAVFPAARRRLWRRARQLTAPIYDGDALRTALTKVLGEGLLGDSAKRLVIPAWDVQRGSVHIFKTPHHARLARDWRIPMVDIAMATSAAPLYFPAARVDGHRLIDGGVWANNPSVVAIAEAVSMLDVPLASIRVLNVGTIDQLTNHPKRLDRGGLFNWAKPIAPLILTAGSRGGQGIAEHLIGKAAFTRFDALVPGGLYALDSADPSDVAGLAASVSRELSPIYTARFADHRAADYTPLIGDRHRGDPTSTSTTEVTR
- a CDS encoding FYVE zinc finger domain-containing protein, whose translation is MTIAHQDEPGRLLETVCDQIAQRLLLPESAATAVIASGPIRAQHLIDLYNATQASRPVCAIALAKHLPGLGAIAIIDRYTGTVTHASVKPDPEQGWPTVFPWRDQKLTEGHPLLNLTPGASTARRLAWRTPWGTQADFYVDAVSDDKRAIVVFCDLDLWNVEQFHAPIQRDFDSRPLLTGSCCGTTFERRGYPCSNCGQPFCPRCGDCRCERDAKREVVCTECFLQFQPHLVVDGLCVDCRS
- a CDS encoding VOC family protein — encoded protein: MTTPPIGSLHHVELWVPDIVRATTHWGWLLGELGYQPFQDWPGGRSWRLADTYIVIEESPDLTGREHDRQRPGLNHLAFHAGDRAKVDEFADTAHANGWTLLFADKHPHAGGADSYAAYLANYDGYEVELIAHD
- a CDS encoding IS256 family transposase → MLKVVHDAETSNDDSTDGTGTAGGSLLDEIVRDGARQMLAAALQAEVGAYIEAHAHEVDEDGHRLVVRNGYHQPREVTTSSGAVPVTAPRINDKRVDEATGERARFASAILPAWARKSPQVTEVLPLLYLHGLSSNDFAPALEQFLGSSAGLSAATITRLTKDWQHEARSFNERSLTDADYVYVWVDGIHLKVRLEQDRVCLLVMIGVRADGHKELIALQDGHRESTESWADLLRDCKRRGMRDPVLAVGDGALGFWAAVRQVFPDTREQRCLFHKISNVLNALPKSAQPGAKKALAEIWQAEDKEHARSGARAFASEYGKKWPKAAAKITDDLDVLLEFYDYPAEHWIHLRTTNPIESTFATVRLRQRVTKGPGSRAAGVAMAFKLIESAQTRWRAVNAPHLVALVRAGAVFEKGKLIERTQGAA
- a CDS encoding ImmA/IrrE family metallo-endopeptidase produces the protein MNLEGCVDQALSLLTDDVRARFAGNPTSVLRADLDLTVSAVEHLASSRDDGGACDGVSFLQDGVILYAPTPWSRRENFTLAHELGHWLAERAPDIYDWIADQDGGMIRTCGWPSAG
- a CDS encoding ISL3 family transposase; translation: MPDATFTRPDLTTFAGLDDLGLEVTGQRLEPDRAVLACRVVEPGDWCRRCGCQGVARDTVTRELAHEPFGWRPTTLLLTVRRYRCPECGHVWRQDTTAAAEPRAKISRAGLRWGLVAIVIGHLSMARVAEGLAVSWNTANDAVLAEGQRLLIDRPSRLDGVNAVGVDEHVWRHTRKGDKYVTVIIDLTPVRDGTGPSRLLDVVEGRSKKAFKDWLAQRDQAWRDGIEVVAMDGFAGFKTATTEELPGAVTVMDPFHVIRLAGDALDECRRRVQQELHGHRGRKDDPLYSARRTLHTGADLLTDRQHERLDKLFTGDRHVQVECTWGIYQRMISAYRDPNRVTGRVEMSSVIDALADGVPRPLVELRKLGRTLARRVCDVLAYFERPRTSNGPTEAVNGRLEHLRGLALGFRNLTHYIARALLEAGGFRPRLHPRL